The Eurosta solidaginis isolate ZX-2024a chromosome 4, ASM4086904v1, whole genome shotgun sequence genome includes a window with the following:
- the LOC137251264 gene encoding RNA-binding motif protein, X-linked 2, whose product MNIMTNIKNVLKLSETDLKGGKKSWHDMYKGSAWIFVGGLPYTLTEGDVICVFSQYGEIVNINMIRDKSSGKSKGFCFICYEDQRSTILAVDNLNGIKLLGRTLRVDHVADYKPPKENEKMDEETLRLYMEGCAPKPVIKKK is encoded by the coding sequence ATGAATATCATGACAAATATAAAAAACGTCCTTAAACTCAGTGAAACGGATTTAAAAGGTGGTAAGAAATCATGGCATGATATGTATAAAGGCTCAGCTTGGATATTTGTTGGTGGTTTACCCTACACCCTGACTGAAGGTGATGTAATCTGCGTGTTTTCTCAATATGGagaaattgtaaatattaatATGATACGGGATAAAAGCAGTGGAAAATCTAAAGGGTTCTGCTTTATATGCTACGAAGATCAGCGTTCTACTATTTTGGCAGTTGATAATTTGAATGGTATTAAATTGTTGGGACGTACATTACGTGTGGATCATGTAGCTGATTATAAACCACCAAAGGAAAATGAGAAAATGGATGAGGAGACACTTAGATTGTATATGGAGGGTTGCGCACCAAAACCggttataaaaaaaaagtaa